The following are encoded in a window of Phaseolus vulgaris cultivar G19833 chromosome 3, P. vulgaris v2.0, whole genome shotgun sequence genomic DNA:
- the LOC137805935 gene encoding LOB domain-containing protein 27-like: MTLKGGTTQACAACKHQRRKCTSECLLAPYFPADQPKIFLNVHKLFGVSNIVKILKILEPNQKKIAMDSIIIQANYRDKYPVHGCWEEICRLQYQIWLAEEELHAVYQQLEICRQQQQQQQQLPQHHHQGPPSMPDDVTSQLELGMTPCTNNNALSLFNHHTPQPNTYNNNVTALSVSQQHSYSNSNSMDYSSLYLDSKDNAINPLWVQYPCSNNDNSIGMQTPLVSSQPLAIQQNVVEDYVDMPPIFDSLDDRQSYIYSKEPYESSSEESLKDIRKCTDHVSENELKSAAACFSLTSVN; encoded by the exons ATGACCCTTAAGGGTGGCACAACCCAAGCCTGTGCGGCATGCAAACACCAGAGGAGAAAGTGCACTTCTGAATGCCTTCTTGCACCCTACTTCCCTGCAGACCAACCCAAGATCTTTCTCAACGTCCACAAGCTTTTCGGAGTCAGCAACATCGTTAAGATATTGAAGATTTTGGAGCCTAACCAGAAGAAAATAGCCATGGACTCTATCATTATTCAAGCAAATTATAGGGATAAGTACCCTGTGCATGGCTGTTGGGAAGAGATTTGTAGGCTGCAATACCAAATATGGCTTGCAGAAGAAGAGCTTCATGCAGTTTATCAACAGCTTGAAATATGcaggcagcagcagcagcaacaacAGCAACTGCCTCAACATCATCACCAAGGCCCTCCTTCCATGCCTGATGATGTTACTTCACAATTAGAATTGGGCATGACACCATGTACTAATAATAATGCACTCTCATTGTTTAATCATCATACTCCACAACCAAACACTTACAACAATAATGTCACTGCATTGTCTGTGTCACAGCAACATTCCTATTCCAACAGTAACAGCATGGATTATAGCTCCCTCTACTTAGATTCCAAGGATAATGCCATTAATCCTTTGTGGGTTCAGTACCCCTGTTCAAATAATGACAATTCTATAGGAATGCAAACTCCATTGGTTTCTTCACAGCCATTGGCCatccaacaaaatgttgttgaGGATTATGTTGACATGCCTCCCATTTTTGATTCACTTGATGATAGACAATCGTACATTTATTCCAAGGAGCCTTACGAATCAAG TTCAGAAGAATCACTGAAAGATATAAGAAAGTGCACAGATCATGTTTCTGAGAATGAATTGAAGAGTGCTGCAGCCTGCTTTAGCCTTACCAGTGTGAACTAA
- the LOC137805645 gene encoding uncharacterized mitochondrial protein AtMg00810-like, which produces MRRYDFNQSNADHTLFLKHQQGKVTSPIIYVDDMIITGDDTKEISRLQEQLAVEFEMKKLDGLKFFLGIEVTRSQREILLSQRKYVLTYWAEVGLLDCNPPDTPIVQNHKLSQHTNQVPTDKGRYKKLVGKLIYLLCTRPDIAYVVSVVSQFIHNPSEEHMDVVKQILRYLKASPGKGLMFSKNNHLNVEGYTDADWAWNVLDRKSTSRYFTFVEGI; this is translated from the coding sequence ATGAGAAGATATGATTTTAACCAAAGTAATGCAGATCACACCCTATTCTTAAAGCATCAACAAGGAAAGGTGACATCTCCAATTATTTACGTAGATGACATGATTATTACTGGAGATGATACTAAAGAAATTTCAAGACTACAAGAGCAATTGGCAGTTGAGTTTGAGATGAAGAAATTGGATGGACTCAAGTTCTTCTTAGGAATAGAGGTGACGAGGTCACAAAGAGAAATTTTATTGTCTCAAAGAAAGTATGTGTTGACCTATTGGGCTGAAGTGGGGTTGTTGGACTGTAATCCACCAGATACTCCAATAGTCCAAAATCACAAACTCTCACAACACACAAACCAAGTACCTACAGATAAAGGAAGATACAAAAAGTTAGTGGGAAAACTTATCTATTTGTTGTGTACTCGCCCTGATATTGCCTATGTTGTaagtgtggtgagtcaatttaTACATAATCCAAGTGAAGAACATATGGATGTAGTAAAGCAAATACTTCGTTATTTAAAAGCATCACCAGGAAAGGGGTTGATGTTCTCTAAGAATAATCACTTGAATGTTGAAGGGTACACTGATGCAGATTGGGCATGGAATGTTTTAGACAGAAAATCTACATCAAGATACTTCACATTTGTGGAGGGAATTTAG